Sequence from the Pedobacter sp. D749 genome:
CAAAACTTCTTCTGCCAATGACCACAGCCCTGTCCCAATCCTGTAGAGCACCTGTTAATATTTCGCTTGACGAAGCCGTTGACTCATCAATCAAGACCACCAGATCGCCTGTCATAAACTGACCAAAACCACCAGTCATATAATTATCTTTTACACCGGAGTTGGTTACCGAATAGAAAACCAGTTTCTCCTTCGGAAGGAATTCGTCAGCTACGCCGATAGCAGCTTCAACAAGTCCGCCTCCATTAGATTGTAAATCCAGGATTAATTTGGTCATGCCTAAAGCCTTTAATTTCTTTAATGCTGCATCCATTTCCCTTCTGGTTGACTGGCTGAAAATAGCTAACGAAATGTAGCCTACATTTTTGCTTACCATGTAACTGGTATTGATGGAAAGATCAGCGATCAGTTCCCTCATCACATTAAATTCGAGCGGTGCGGTTTGCGACTTCCGCATAATGCCTAACTTAACGGCCTTCCCTTTTTCGCCCCGCAGCAGTCGCATCACATCCTGGTTTCTTAAACCTTTACCAAAAATAGAGGCTCCGTCAACCGTACTAATCCGGTCGCCTACCTGCAAACCTGCTCTTGCTGCCGGCCCATCAGGATTAATACCCGTTATAAAGGTACTATCAGCCACCATCGCAAATGAGATCCCGATACCGGCAAAACTACCAGTCATTTGCTCATTCATGGCTTCAATTTCTTCGCGGCTAATGTAACTTGAATGCGGATCGAGGCTGCTTAACATCGCTTTAATGGCCGCATCAACAACCTGCTCATCATTTACCGGATCTACATAATTATCCTGAATAAGTTTAAGTGCATCCTGCAATTTTATTTTCGGATTCATTTGTGCATGGGCATTATAGCTAATCAATAGCACAAGTATGCTCCATAATATTTTCGCTCTCTTCATTTTATTATTTCTCTGCTCTTAATATTTCAATCGCGGTAGATAATTCATCGCTTAACTGACTCGGACTACCGGAATATCCTTCTGAGCTGTAGCGCACTACGCCATTTTTAACTATGATTTTGCGTGGAATAGATGACTGTTTAAACAGTGGTAAAAGGCTCTTAAATACCTGATCTTGCGCCCCTGTTGAACTAATAGCATCATGCAAAAGGTTGAAACGAAAGCCCTGACTTTTTACGTAGTTCACAGATTTAGCTTTGTAATCGCCAGCTTGCATCGTGCCGATCATGTAAATGCCAATTTGTGGGTCTTTAGCATAGTGGTCAACCAGAAGTTGCATCCCAGGGAAAGCTTCAATGCATGGTC
This genomic interval carries:
- a CDS encoding S41 family peptidase; protein product: MKRAKILWSILVLLISYNAHAQMNPKIKLQDALKLIQDNYVDPVNDEQVVDAAIKAMLSSLDPHSSYISREEIEAMNEQMTGSFAGIGISFAMVADSTFITGINPDGPAARAGLQVGDRISTVDGASIFGKGLRNQDVMRLLRGEKGKAVKLGIMRKSQTAPLEFNVMRELIADLSINTSYMVSKNVGYISLAIFSQSTRREMDAALKKLKALGMTKLILDLQSNGGGLVEAAIGVADEFLPKEKLVFYSVTNSGVKDNYMTGGFGQFMTGDLVVLIDESTASSSEILTGALQDWDRAVVIGRRSFGKGIMQKGLELSDGSVIKLTAARYYTPSGRSIQKPYAKGKTDYFEDFNRRMASGELTEGGHVNFPDSLKHTTLLNKRTVYGGGGIMPDKFIPIDTALYSAWLNKLMNSGRVTQAAFNYVQQNRKNLTDKYADFDAFDHSFNIDEQMIDQIMTSAIKQGLKLPPVTDKVARKTIAVELKAEMADMLYLGKGYALRVRNEASTAFSTALDILNNQKNYNQFLEGKPSKNTTAPTKITKK